The DNA segment CCGCCATGCCATCCGTCTCTAAAGACCTTATTTACCGCTGGGGCGTTTTCCCTCTTTGGCTGTTACTCACCACCACAATTTTTTTCCGCAACCCGCTTCCGATCGATGAAACCCGCTACCTCAGCGTGGCTTGGGAAATGTGGCAACGCGGCGATTTTCTGGTGCCCTATCTAAATGGCCACACCTACAGCCATAAACCCCCATTATTGTTTTGGCTATTCGAGAGCGGCTGGAACTTATTTGGCGTCAACGAATGGTGGCCGCGCCTGATCGGCCCCCTTTGCGCCTTGTTGAATCTGATTTTGATTCGCCGTCTCGCCGGCAGACTTTGGCCCGATACCCCACTGATCGCCCTAAAAGCACCCTGGGTATTGATTGCCACATTACTGTGGACACTGTTTGCCAGCTCGACCATGTTCGATACATTGCTGACCTGCTGCGTGCTGCTGGGCATGATAGGCTTTTACGAGGCTGCCCATGCTTCATTCAACAAAGGCTGGGGCTATTTCACCTTGGCGATTGGCTTGGGCTTGCTGGCCAAAGGCCCGGTAATATTTCTACATTTACTGCCGACCGGCCTGTTGGTATTCTTATGGACCGAGCACGGCAGCATCAACAAGAAATCCTGGTACGTCTATCTGATATTGGCAATACTGGCCGGCTGCGCCATAGCACTCAGTTGGGCCATTCCCGCCGCCTCGGCCGGCGGCGAAGCCTATGCCGGCGAAATACTTTGGCATCAAACCGCCGACAGGACTATCAACACCAAAATACACGCCCGTTCCTTCTTCTGGTATTTGCCCTTCGTCCCCTTACTCGCATTTCCCTGGATTACCTGGCCTCGTCTTTGGCGGAACGTGCGCCTGACTAGCATTTCCAAGGATGCCGGCCTGAGATTCTGCCTAATCTGGCTACTGGCCGGACTATTGATTTTCTCTAGCCTGCCCAGCAAGCAATTACATTATTTAGTTCCGCTATTACCCGCCTTTGCATTAATGTGCGCCCGGATATTGAGCCTGCGGGATGCCCAACGCAAGCTACTCCAGGAGCTGCTACCTGCATTGTTCATGAGTTTGATAGGTTTATTTCTGATCATGCTCCCGCATGTTCCCGGCCTATCGAAACTCAAATGGGTACAACTGGTTCAACCTTACTGGGGCTTGAGCGTAATTACCATCGCCCTAACCCTGGCGGTACTCGTGGTGCATTTTCGAAAACTCTCGATCCTTTCCTTATCCACCGGCTTGGTCGCTACGATTTTTATCGGCTTTATTTTCTTCTTCGAATATACCGGCCTACAATATAACCTCAGGCCGGCCGCTTTAATGATTAAAGACTATCAAGACAAACAAATCCCAACGGCTTTTGTCGGCGACTACCAGGGCCAGTTTAATTTTCTAGGCCGCATGACCCAACCACTAACGGTGATAGCCCAGGAACAAGTTTCGGATTGGGCGCTGCAACATCCCAACGGCTATTTAATTTATCTGGAAAAGGACAAACCGGAACAAGCGGCTTATTCGCAACCTCATCGGGAACATTGGCTAATCTTCAGGACCACGGAGCAGGTCCTGTCGGCGAACCACTCTTAAACCTTGCTCAAAACACAGGTTTATTTTGGGTTAAAATACAAATCTTTAAACCTTTTACACCATTACAGGTCAAATTTGAGCACGCTCCTCTCCCACTGCAGAAGACAGGCCGAAGGGGATAAAAAACTGAATTTTGACCTGCAATAACTAATTAACTTAATGCTTATTTATTCATGAAAATTTCGGTCGTGGTTCCGGTTCATAATGAAACCGACAATGTGGAGACGTTAATTGCGGAGATTCATCAATCCTTGAACACTCAGGATGCTTACGAAATGATTTTTGTCGATGACGGCAGCACGGACGACACCCTGCTGAAATTGAATCGAGCCATGCAAACCTACCCGGCTCTGCGTGTTCTGCATCATCAAGACAGTTGCGGACAAAGCCGCGCCATTCACAGCGGCGTGACGGCGGCGCAATATGACTGGATCGCCACCCTGGATGGCGATGGCCAAAACGACCCGGCCGACATTCCCGAGCTAATTAATGCATGGTCCGCGCATGAATCCGACAAACTCTGGATGCTGGCGGGCTTTAGACACCGCCGCAACGACACCGGATGGCGCCGTTTTTCATCAAAATTCGCCAACGCTATCAGACAAGCCATCTTGCACGACCACACTCCCGATACCGGCTGCGGTTTGAAATTATTCCGCCGGGATAAATTTCTGGCTCTGCCCTATTTCGACCATATCCATCGTTTCATGCCAGCCTTGGTACAGATGAGCGGCGGCGAAGTGATTTCGGTCAAAGTCAATCACCGCGCCAGACATCACGGCCAATCCAAATACGGCACCCTGGACAGGCTGATGGCGGGCATCGTCGATTTATTAGGTGTTATCTGGCTGAAGAAGCGCCACAGCCTGCCGGTTGTCAGCGAGGTAAACCATGGACAATAACACCATTTGGCTAATTGTCGGCTTTGTCGGTCAAGCATTATTTTCCGCTCGTTTTCTGGTGCAATGGCTGGCCAGCGAACGGCAAAAGAAGAGCGTAATCCCGGTGATGTTCTGGTATTTCAGTATTTTGGGCGGCTCCACCCTACTGGTCTATTCGATCCATAAGGAAGATCCCGTTTTCATTCTGGGCCAAGCCGGCGGTTTATTGATTTATGCGCGCAATCTGTATTTTGTGGTCAGACACGCCAAGCAAGAGCAAACGGCGGGAACTTCCGAATAAGCGATTACGAAAACTAATTCAGGCACATTGTTGCGATTTAGTCCCGACATTTCTACACTTAGCCGATGTCGTCCTTCACTTCCAGCCGGGAGATTTACGATGCGCGGATTAATCTTTATATTAATGCTGATTTCGGCGACGGTCGAGGCCGAAGTATTTAAATGTACCGAGAAATTCGGCAAGACCATTTATCAAGCCAGCCCCTGCAAAACGGCCGCCAAGGAACAACAGCTCGACATCAAATCCAATCCCGCCAAGAACACGGAAGCCGAAGCGAAACTGGAAGCCATCCAGAACGAATACGAAAGCCGAAAAATCGCCCAGGAACAAAAGGACAAGGAACTGGAACAACAACGCATGGAAGCGGCGTCATTGGAAATTGCCAGACGCAATGCCATTGCCCAGCAGGAACAAGCCGAAGCCCAAAAAAGACAGGCCGAAGCCCTGGAAAGGCGAAATCAATATAACGACCGCCCAATCTACATCCTGCCCTCGACCATTCCCAACTCCCCGCCATTGCACCGGCATCCCGGATCGGCTACCGATTTCCCCAGAGCCGAACCGAGACTGCGGAATGATAGTCGAGACCGCCTGAACTCCGTCCGCCATGATGAAGCGATGACGGACCACCGGCGCGGGATGGACTAACTCAATCGCCCATCAGCAACCTCGCCGCCGCTATGGCTTTACGGACCTGTTCCGGCGCGGTACCACCAATATGGTTACGCGCGGCAACCGAACCTTCCAATTTCAAAATATCGAAGACATCGACGGCAATCGACGGCGCAAAGCCTTGTAGCTCCTCCAGACTCAGTTCGGACAAATCGCGCTGTGTTTCCAGCCCCAGGCGCACCGCCAGCCCCACCACTTCGTGCGCATCGCGGAACGCCATGCCCTTGCGCACCAGATAATCGGCCAGATCGGTCGCGGTAGCGAAACCGCGCTTGGCCGAGTGATACATATTTTCACGCTTGGCCTTGACGTGCGGCATCATGTCGGCAAAGGCGCGCAGACAATTGATCAAGGTGTCGGCGGTATCGAACAAGGGCTCCTTGTCCTCCTGATTGTCCTTGTTATAAGCCAAGGGCTGGCTTTTCATCAGCATCAGCAAGCCTACCAAATGTCCGGTCACGCGGCCGGATTTACCGCGCACCAACTCCGGCACGTCGGGATTTTTCTTTTGCGGCATGATCGATGATCCGGTACAGAACGCATCCGGAATATCGATAAAATCGAATTGAGCGCTGGCCCACAACACCAATTCCTCGGAAAAGCGCGATAAATGCATCATGATCAAACTGCCGGCCGCGGCAAATTCGATCGCAAAATCGCGGTCGCTGACCGAATCCAACGAGTTATAAGACGGCCGCGAAAAGCCTAGCAGTTCCGCCGTCATGAACCTGTCGATCGGATAACTGGTACCGGCCAGCGCCGCCGCGCCCAGAGGCATGATATTGATCCGTTTCTGGCAGTCTCGCAGCCTTTCCTGGTCGCGGCACAACATCTCGAACCAAGCCATCAGATGATGGCCGAAGGTGACCGGCTGCGCGACCTGTAAATGGGTAAAACCCGGCATGATGGTATCGGCCTCCTGCTCGGCCAGTTCCAGCAGCGCCATTTGCAGGCGCCGCAATTGAACCAAAATGGTGTCGATCTCGTCGCGCATATACAGGCGAATGTCGGTCGCCACTTGGTCGTTGCGCGAGCGGCCGGTGTGCAGCTTTTTACCGGCAATACCGATCAAATCGGTTAGCCTCGCCTCGATGTTCATATGCACATCTTCCTGCTTGATTGACCAGACAAATTCGCCGCGCTCGATTTCGCCGCCGATTTGCGCCAAACCGCGCTGAATGTCGGCCAACTCCTGTTCGGACAGAATACCGATTTTGTTTAGCATGGCTGCATGAGCCAGCGAGCCTTGAATATCCTGCCGTGCCATGCGCTGGTCGAAACCGACCGAAGCGGTAAATTCCTCGACGAAGGCGTCGGTAGCCTGGGCGAAACGAGCGCTGGAAAGTTTTTCGGTATTAACGGTGGTCATATCAAATCGAACCAAGAGACAAAAGAAAGGGCAATTATACCGTCCTTAACTTATTCGCCCGCCGTGGTGCATGATATTTTTTCAACATCTAAAATCCGCGCGCCGAATAGTTAGGATCATTGTTGGCCGATACAAAAAAACCGGCCACGACTGAAAGCCGGGCCGGTTTTTTAACCGGGATTCGAAAGCCTTGAATCAGGGCATGTACATGCCGCCGTTGACATGCAAGGTTTCGCCGGTAATGTAGCTTGCTTGTTCCGAAGCCAGGAAAGATACCGCATGGGCAATTTCTTCCGGTTGTCCCAGACGGCCCAGCGCGATTGAGCCCAAGAGCGCGTTCTTGATGTCTTCCGACAATTCCTTGGTCATATCGGTATCGATAAAGCCCGGCGCCACGGTATTGACGGTGATGCCGCGCGAGCCGACTTCTTTCGCCATCGATTTGGCAAAACCGACCATGCCGGCCTTGGCCGCCGCATAGTTGGCTTGGCCGGCGTTGCCGGTGGAACCGACCACTGATGAAATATTGATGATGCGGCCGTAACGGGCCTTCATCATGCCGCGCAGCACGGCTTTGCTCATCCGGAACACCGAGGTCAGGTTGGTGTTGATGATGTCATCCCATTCCTCGTCCTTCATCCGCATCAACAGGTTGTCGCGGGTGATGCCGGCATTGTTGACCAACACCGCCGGCGTGCCGTAGGAGTCACCGGATACTTTGATGAAATTTTCAATGTCGGCGGCATCGGCAACATTCAATTTAAAACCCTTGCCGTTTTCGCCCAGATAACTGGAAATCGCCTCCGCGCCGCTGTCGGAGGTGGCGGTACCGATCACGTAAAAGCCATCGGCAAGCAGTTTTTCGGCGATAGCGCGCCCGATACCACGACTGGCGCCGGTAACGATGGCAACTTTTTTATCCATGTAAGTGCTCCAACACGTTGTTTAATGATTCGGGATCGAACATGGTCATATGTATCGCATCCGGGGCGATGCGTTTGTTAAGCCCCATCAACACCTTGCCGGGACCACATTCGATAAAACCAGCCACACCTTGTTCGTGCATGAATTTAACGCTTTCCACCCAGCGCACCGGTTTGAACAATTGTTCTTTTAGCGCATAACGGATCACTTCCGGCGAACCGTGCGACTTAACATCGGCATTGTGGATCAATGTCACGTTCGGCATTTCGACATTGATTGCCTGCAAAATATCATTAAGTTTGTCGGATGCAGCTTCCATCAGCGCGCAATGCGACGGCACGCTGACCGGTAATTTCAACACCCGTTTGGCGCCCAATTCCTTCAATGCCAGCATGGCTCTGTCAACCGCGGCGGTTTCGCCGGCGATGACCACCTGCCCAGGCGCGTTAAAATTGGCGGCGGCGACAATTCCGCCGTTCGCCACGTCCATGCAGGCATTGACCACTTGGTGATCTTGCAAGCCTAAAATCGCCGCCATCGCGCCGACACCCACCGGCACGGCTTCCTGCATCAAGCGGCCGCGTTCGGCCACCAGTTTGATGGCATCCTCAAAAGCAATTGATTCGGAACAAACCAGCGCGGTGTATTCGCCTAGGCTATGACCCGCCATCCAGGCCGGACGGATCGGAGTTTTTTCGCACCAGACTCGCCACATCGCCACGCCGGCGGCCAACATGGCTGGTTGAGT comes from the Methylomonas sp. LL1 genome and includes:
- a CDS encoding lipid-A-disaccharide synthase N-terminal domain-containing protein, whose translation is MDNNTIWLIVGFVGQALFSARFLVQWLASERQKKSVIPVMFWYFSILGGSTLLVYSIHKEDPVFILGQAGGLLIYARNLYFVVRHAKQEQTAGTSE
- the fabG gene encoding 3-oxoacyl-ACP reductase FabG — its product is MDKKVAIVTGASRGIGRAIAEKLLADGFYVIGTATSDSGAEAISSYLGENGKGFKLNVADAADIENFIKVSGDSYGTPAVLVNNAGITRDNLLMRMKDEEWDDIINTNLTSVFRMSKAVLRGMMKARYGRIINISSVVGSTGNAGQANYAAAKAGMVGFAKSMAKEVGSRGITVNTVAPGFIDTDMTKELSEDIKNALLGSIALGRLGQPEEIAHAVSFLASEQASYITGETLHVNGGMYMP
- a CDS encoding DUF4124 domain-containing protein yields the protein MRGLIFILMLISATVEAEVFKCTEKFGKTIYQASPCKTAAKEQQLDIKSNPAKNTEAEAKLEAIQNEYESRKIAQEQKDKELEQQRMEAASLEIARRNAIAQQEQAEAQKRQAEALERRNQYNDRPIYILPSTIPNSPPLHRHPGSATDFPRAEPRLRNDSRDRLNSVRHDEAMTDHRRGMD
- a CDS encoding ArnT family glycosyltransferase, whose translation is MPSVSKDLIYRWGVFPLWLLLTTTIFFRNPLPIDETRYLSVAWEMWQRGDFLVPYLNGHTYSHKPPLLFWLFESGWNLFGVNEWWPRLIGPLCALLNLILIRRLAGRLWPDTPLIALKAPWVLIATLLWTLFASSTMFDTLLTCCVLLGMIGFYEAAHASFNKGWGYFTLAIGLGLLAKGPVIFLHLLPTGLLVFLWTEHGSINKKSWYVYLILAILAGCAIALSWAIPAASAGGEAYAGEILWHQTADRTINTKIHARSFFWYLPFVPLLAFPWITWPRLWRNVRLTSISKDAGLRFCLIWLLAGLLIFSSLPSKQLHYLVPLLPAFALMCARILSLRDAQRKLLQELLPALFMSLIGLFLIMLPHVPGLSKLKWVQLVQPYWGLSVITIALTLAVLVVHFRKLSILSLSTGLVATIFIGFIFFFEYTGLQYNLRPAALMIKDYQDKQIPTAFVGDYQGQFNFLGRMTQPLTVIAQEQVSDWALQHPNGYLIYLEKDKPEQAAYSQPHREHWLIFRTTEQVLSANHS
- the argH gene encoding argininosuccinate lyase; this translates as MTTVNTEKLSSARFAQATDAFVEEFTASVGFDQRMARQDIQGSLAHAAMLNKIGILSEQELADIQRGLAQIGGEIERGEFVWSIKQEDVHMNIEARLTDLIGIAGKKLHTGRSRNDQVATDIRLYMRDEIDTILVQLRRLQMALLELAEQEADTIMPGFTHLQVAQPVTFGHHLMAWFEMLCRDQERLRDCQKRINIMPLGAAALAGTSYPIDRFMTAELLGFSRPSYNSLDSVSDRDFAIEFAAAGSLIMMHLSRFSEELVLWASAQFDFIDIPDAFCTGSSIMPQKKNPDVPELVRGKSGRVTGHLVGLLMLMKSQPLAYNKDNQEDKEPLFDTADTLINCLRAFADMMPHVKAKRENMYHSAKRGFATATDLADYLVRKGMAFRDAHEVVGLAVRLGLETQRDLSELSLEELQGFAPSIAVDVFDILKLEGSVAARNHIGGTAPEQVRKAIAAARLLMGD
- the fabD gene encoding ACP S-malonyltransferase → MNEQNYNLAFVFPGQGSQSVGMVSQLAAAYPRVKQTFEQASDVLGFDLWNLVENGPEADLNQTQNTQPAMLAAGVAMWRVWCEKTPIRPAWMAGHSLGEYTALVCSESIAFEDAIKLVAERGRLMQEAVPVGVGAMAAILGLQDHQVVNACMDVANGGIVAAANFNAPGQVVIAGETAAVDRAMLALKELGAKRVLKLPVSVPSHCALMEAASDKLNDILQAINVEMPNVTLIHNADVKSHGSPEVIRYALKEQLFKPVRWVESVKFMHEQGVAGFIECGPGKVLMGLNKRIAPDAIHMTMFDPESLNNVLEHLHG
- a CDS encoding glycosyltransferase family 2 protein; the encoded protein is MKISVVVPVHNETDNVETLIAEIHQSLNTQDAYEMIFVDDGSTDDTLLKLNRAMQTYPALRVLHHQDSCGQSRAIHSGVTAAQYDWIATLDGDGQNDPADIPELINAWSAHESDKLWMLAGFRHRRNDTGWRRFSSKFANAIRQAILHDHTPDTGCGLKLFRRDKFLALPYFDHIHRFMPALVQMSGGEVISVKVNHRARHHGQSKYGTLDRLMAGIVDLLGVIWLKKRHSLPVVSEVNHGQ